The sequence below is a genomic window from Aureispira sp. CCB-E.
ATCAATTTTTAGCTCTTTGGTCATTTCAGCCTCGATTGTAATGTGAATGTTGCTACCTTCTTTTTCTATTTTTTGAACAACTCCTAATTCTTTGATAATTCCTGTAAACATATTTTATATTGTATTGTTTCTTAGATTATTACCAACCATTTTGCACCAACTAATAATAATTTGTGATTTGCCTTTTAACAAGCCAAACACATACACTAAAGTACTAGCAATATGGTTAATCGTATCTTTGTAATCATTGTTTTATAATATATTTTTCCAATTGAGAAGCGATGTTTCTATTGTCAGACAACCGAGGTACTTTATTTTGTCCTCCAAGTTTGCCAATTGATTTCATATAATTCCTAAAAGCATCTCTATGCAGCGGTCGAATTTTTAACGTTTGCAACACTTTCCCCTCAATTAAATCCTTGTAATAAATGTTTTGTGCCTGCATTTTTTTGTCTACTGTTTGAGCAAAAGCCTCTAAATTATCAGGCACAACATCAAATGCCACCAACCACTCATGATAAGGCAAAGCTTGATGAGGTGGTTGCACTTGAGGCGCAACCGTAAACTCTATGATTTTTGCACCATACAAAGCTGCGGCTTCCAAGATGGCAGTTTCTACCTCTTTGGCAATGACATGCTCGCCAAAAGCAGAGATAAAATGTTTAACACGTCCTGTAACCTTGATTCGATAAGGATTTGTTGATACAAATTCTACCGTATCTCCTATTTTATATCCCCACAGTCCTGCATTGGTATTCAGTACAACAGCATACTGTACTCCTAGTTCAACTTCTTCCAAAGATAATCGTTTAGGAACCTCTTTTCCCATTTCGCTCAATGGAACAAATTCAAAGAAAATCCCAGAATTAACATTCAACAACAAACCATCATCCTCTTGTTGATCTTGAAACGCCAAAAAACCTTCTGATGCAGGATATGTTTCTACACTTGGAATTTTTGCACCAACCAAAGCCTCTAGTTTAGCACGATAAGGTTCAAAGTTTACCCCACCATATACAAACATAGAAAAATTGGGAAAGACATCCAATACTGTTTTTTTGCCCGTATATTCTAACAATCGCTCATAATACATTTGCACCCAAGGAGGAATGCCGCTAATTAAACGCATATCTTCCTTTGCTGTTTCTAAGACAATTTTATCTAGTTTTTGTTCCCAATCCTCTATACAATTTGTTGTATAAGTTGGCATTTGGCTTTTTTTTAGCCAAGCAGGAATCAAGTGATTGGAAATTCCTGACAGGCGTCCTGTTGGTATATTGTAATGCTCTTCTAGAGTTGGGCTTCCTGAAAGAAACATCATTTTACCATCCATAAAATCGGTTCTTCCTGTTGTTGCCATATAATGAAAAATAGCATTTCTAGCTGTTCCAAAATGATTGGGAATGCTTTCTTTAGTCAAAGGAATATATTTGGCGCCCGAAGTTGTTCCAGATGTTTTGGCATAATATTGAGGTTTGCCCTTCCACAAAACATTAGATTGCCCCGCATTAATTCGGTAGATATAAGGTTTTAAATCCTCATAATCAGCTAAAGGAATTTGCATTTTAAAATCTTGATAAGACTTAATTTTGTCCATATTATGCTCCTTACCAAAAAATGTCCTTCGCCCTACCTGTATTAATTGTTCTCGTATTTTTGCCTGATAACGAAGTGCATTAGAAGCATCTCGCTCCACTTTTTTAGAGATAAACTTGGCTATTGGATAAACGATCTTTGTTTTTAATGACATTGGTCTTAATCTTAGAATTTGATGAGCACAAAAATAAGCTTAAAGTCATAAATTGTACTATTTTATGGATTCTAATTTCGTTTCAAATAAGATATTACTTGCAACAATTCTTAATCCCAAAATCAATCTCATCTAGCTAAAAACAAAAAACTCTTCCAACTATCACTAGAAGGAAGAGTCCTAAAAACCCAAACAAATAAACACAAAGATATAACGAAGATAAACATATTTTTCAGAACTTTTAAAGAGTACCACAAAATTTTATGCTTTTTTTTGAAAATTCAAAG
It includes:
- a CDS encoding GH3 auxin-responsive promoter family protein; its protein translation is MSLKTKIVYPIAKFISKKVERDASNALRYQAKIREQLIQVGRRTFFGKEHNMDKIKSYQDFKMQIPLADYEDLKPYIYRINAGQSNVLWKGKPQYYAKTSGTTSGAKYIPLTKESIPNHFGTARNAIFHYMATTGRTDFMDGKMMFLSGSPTLEEHYNIPTGRLSGISNHLIPAWLKKSQMPTYTTNCIEDWEQKLDKIVLETAKEDMRLISGIPPWVQMYYERLLEYTGKKTVLDVFPNFSMFVYGGVNFEPYRAKLEALVGAKIPSVETYPASEGFLAFQDQQEDDGLLLNVNSGIFFEFVPLSEMGKEVPKRLSLEEVELGVQYAVVLNTNAGLWGYKIGDTVEFVSTNPYRIKVTGRVKHFISAFGEHVIAKEVETAILEAAALYGAKIIEFTVAPQVQPPHQALPYHEWLVAFDVVPDNLEAFAQTVDKKMQAQNIYYKDLIEGKVLQTLKIRPLHRDAFRNYMKSIGKLGGQNKVPRLSDNRNIASQLEKYIIKQ